The Apostichopus japonicus isolate 1M-3 chromosome 20, ASM3797524v1, whole genome shotgun sequence genome contains a region encoding:
- the LOC139962028 gene encoding ninjurin-1-like: MNHSTSEELSEVCPENEGSTLEHNSDRPSTSGTNITRNITAHEEALETHPLLDGSVQEHSSGNPTRRTLRAEDKPQKRRSLSLLVHSGSVHTLKVSPKKRRAAEEYIEMAGLPPPVPMNPRPPSLDYNLFTTKQTIAQGLLLASLLMCNVSQLKTLVMNGHQFQFFRFVTTFIIFSIVLEIVLGIVLLFLGKDDLTDIYEQRRLDKLNNMAVFLAFLIIIINVFVAAFGLMAD, encoded by the exons ATGAAT CATTCGACAAGCGAGGAACTTTCAGAGGTGTGTCCAGAAAACGAAGGGAGTACCTTGGAACACAATTCAGACAGACCGAGCACAAGTGGGACCAACATTACTAGAAACATCACAGCTCACGAGGAGGCCTTAGAGACGCATCCGTTGCTCGACGGATCGGTTCAAGAACATTCCAGCGGCAACCCTACCCGGCGTACCCTGAGGGCCGAAGACAAACCGCAGAAGCGACGGTCTCTGTCCCTGTTAGTTCATTCCGGTAGCGTCCACACTCTGAAAGTCAGTCCTAAGAAGAGAAGAGCAGCAGAAGAATACATTGAAATGGCTGGACTACCACCCCCAGTGCCAATG AATCCACGTCCTCCATCTCTGGACTACAACCTCTTCACCACCAAGCAGACCATCGCCCAGGGTCTGTTACTGGCCTCCCTCCTAATGTGCAATGTCTCCCAGCTCAAGACGCTGGTCATGAACGGCCACCAGTTTCAGTTCTTCAGGTTTGTGACAACTTTCATCATCTTCTCCATCGTCTTGGAGATCGTTCTGGGCATCGTCCTCTTGTTCTTAGGCAAAGACGATTTGACGGACATTTACGAACAGAGACGGTTGgataaattgaacaacatgGCAGTCTTTCTAGCATTtctgattatcattattaatgtaTTCGTCGCTGCTTTTGGGCTGATGGCAGACTAG